A region from the Variovorax sp. RKNM96 genome encodes:
- a CDS encoding tripartite tricarboxylate transporter TctB family protein, with the protein MTTPDSSVSPPDAAAQAAAVWPQTLVGAGVLLTGLALAFGAIGISSEAGYGGVGPNFLPWMVSVVLVLCGAWILWEARTGGFRELDAPTGADRAYWPGFVWVSAGLLLNAALITTLGFILSCTLCYLLAVQGLRRASGQAGVNSPRTFAIDFVTGALISAPVFWMFTQFLAINLPGLTSTGWF; encoded by the coding sequence ATGACAACTCCAGATTCCTCGGTCTCGCCGCCTGACGCGGCGGCGCAAGCGGCGGCCGTCTGGCCCCAAACCCTCGTCGGCGCGGGCGTCCTGCTCACCGGCCTGGCATTGGCCTTCGGTGCCATCGGCATCTCCTCCGAAGCCGGCTACGGCGGCGTCGGCCCCAACTTCCTGCCCTGGATGGTGTCCGTGGTGCTCGTGCTCTGCGGCGCCTGGATCCTCTGGGAAGCGCGCACCGGCGGCTTTCGCGAGCTCGACGCGCCCACGGGCGCCGACCGCGCCTACTGGCCCGGCTTCGTCTGGGTCTCGGCGGGCCTCTTGCTCAACGCGGCGCTGATCACCACGCTGGGCTTCATCCTGAGCTGCACGCTGTGCTACCTGCTGGCCGTGCAGGGCCTGCGCCGCGCGAGCGGACAGGCCGGCGTGAATTCGCCGCGCACCTTCGCCATCGATTTCGTCACCGGCGCGCTGATCTCCGCCCCGGTGTTCTGGATGTTCACGCAGTTCCTGGCGATCAACCTGCCGGGCCTCACATCGACGGGCTGGTTCTGA
- a CDS encoding tripartite tricarboxylate transporter permease, with amino-acid sequence MEIFNALMAGFATAITPINLLWCLVGCALGTAVGVLPGIGPAVAVAMLLPITGKVDITASMIFFSGIYYGAMYGGSTTSILLNTPGETASMVTAMEGNKMAKSGRAGAALATAAIGSFVAGTIATVIVTLFAPFVAEFAVKLGPPEYFLLMLLAFTTVSAVLGKSTLRGMTALFVGLAAGCVGLDQISGQGRYTGGVPELLDGIEIVLVAVGLFAVAEVLYAVLYEGKVVEGQNKLSRVHMTKRDWKRSIPAWLRGTAIGTPFGCIPAGGTEIPTFLSYAMEKKLAKDKDAKAEFGTTGAIEGVAGPEAANNATVTAALIPLLTLGIPTSNTTAILLGAFQNYGIQPGPQLFTTSAALVWALIASLYIGNVMLLVLNLPMVGLWVKLLKIPKPQLYAGILIFATVGAYGMRQSAFDLFLLYGIGLLGVVMRRFDFPTAPVVVGMILGPLAEAQLRNAMSIGEGSAVVFFQRPMSIALVIIVVAVLVLPRLAKRMSERKLKRLAQLDA; translated from the coding sequence ATGGAAATCTTCAACGCACTGATGGCGGGTTTCGCCACCGCGATCACCCCGATCAATCTGCTCTGGTGCCTGGTCGGCTGTGCCCTGGGCACGGCCGTCGGCGTGCTGCCCGGCATCGGCCCGGCGGTGGCGGTGGCCATGCTGCTGCCGATCACCGGCAAGGTCGACATCACGGCCTCGATGATCTTCTTCTCGGGCATCTACTACGGCGCCATGTACGGCGGCTCTACCACCTCGATCCTGCTGAACACGCCCGGCGAAACCGCCAGCATGGTGACCGCGATGGAGGGCAACAAGATGGCCAAGAGCGGCAGGGCGGGCGCAGCGCTCGCCACCGCGGCCATCGGCTCCTTCGTGGCCGGCACCATCGCCACCGTCATCGTCACGCTGTTCGCGCCGTTCGTGGCCGAGTTCGCGGTCAAGCTCGGGCCGCCCGAGTATTTCCTGCTGATGCTGCTGGCCTTCACCACGGTGAGCGCGGTGCTCGGCAAGAGCACGCTGCGCGGCATGACGGCGCTGTTCGTGGGGCTTGCGGCCGGCTGCGTGGGCCTGGACCAGATCTCCGGCCAGGGCCGTTACACCGGCGGCGTGCCCGAGCTGCTCGACGGCATCGAGATCGTGCTGGTTGCGGTCGGCCTGTTCGCCGTGGCCGAAGTGCTTTACGCCGTCCTCTACGAGGGCAAGGTGGTCGAGGGCCAGAACAAGCTCAGCCGCGTGCACATGACCAAGCGCGACTGGAAGCGTTCCATTCCGGCCTGGCTGCGCGGCACCGCCATCGGCACGCCATTCGGCTGCATCCCGGCCGGCGGGACCGAGATTCCGACCTTCCTGAGCTATGCGATGGAAAAGAAGCTCGCGAAGGACAAGGACGCCAAGGCCGAGTTCGGCACCACCGGCGCCATCGAAGGCGTGGCCGGCCCCGAGGCCGCCAACAACGCCACGGTGACGGCCGCGCTGATCCCGCTGCTCACGCTCGGCATCCCGACCTCGAACACCACCGCCATCCTGCTGGGCGCGTTCCAGAACTACGGCATCCAGCCCGGTCCGCAGCTCTTCACCACCTCGGCCGCGCTGGTGTGGGCGCTGATCGCCTCGCTCTACATCGGCAACGTGATGCTGCTGGTGCTGAACCTGCCGATGGTGGGCCTGTGGGTCAAGCTCCTGAAGATCCCGAAGCCGCAGCTCTACGCCGGCATCCTGATCTTCGCGACGGTGGGTGCCTACGGCATGCGCCAGAGCGCGTTCGACCTGTTCCTGCTCTACGGCATCGGCCTCCTGGGCGTGGTGATGCGCCGCTTCGATTTCCCGACCGCCCCCGTGGTGGTCGGCATGATCCTCGGCCCGCTGGCCGAAGCGCAACTGCGCAATGCCATGTCGATCGGCGAGGGCAGTGCGGTGGTGTTCTTCCAGCGTCCGATGTCGATCGCGCTGGTGATCATCGTGGTGGCCGTGCTGGTGCTGCCGCGCCTGGCCAAGCGCATGAGCGAACGCAAGCTCAAGCGCCTCGCGCAGCTGGACGCCTGA